A region of Halalkaliarchaeum desulfuricum DNA encodes the following proteins:
- a CDS encoding MarR family transcriptional regulator, with protein sequence MSDKTELQRKILITAYNNPTATQAEIAKKCNCSSSYVSTVLNRYDRWDAMDAQIEQLNQDLGYAPDHSLGPQPSTQPAWSNDEFQDVEGVDAEEIAAFIDETIEAFQTLSGQKTAMSTGEMVVALGRFALVLLVVLFAVYLLVPLLF encoded by the coding sequence ATGAGCGATAAAACCGAACTCCAGCGGAAAATCCTCATCACTGCCTACAATAATCCAACTGCGACTCAGGCAGAAATCGCAAAGAAGTGCAACTGTTCGTCTTCGTACGTGAGTACTGTCCTGAATCGCTATGATCGGTGGGACGCGATGGATGCCCAAATTGAGCAGTTGAATCAAGATCTCGGGTACGCCCCGGACCACTCACTGGGCCCTCAACCGTCAACTCAGCCGGCCTGGAGCAACGACGAATTCCAAGACGTGGAAGGCGTCGACGCAGAAGAGATAGCCGCATTTATTGATGAAACGATAGAGGCATTTCAAACCCTTTCCGGACAAAAAACGGCTATGTCGACAGGGGAAATGGTCGTAGCCCTCGGTCGATTCGCGCTTGTTTTGTTGGTAGTGCTTTTTGCTGTATATCTTTTAGTACCGCTCCTTTTCTGA
- a CDS encoding DUF7386 family protein: MAKRTSLKLTDDRQRQLERASEIVASGPDDDPPMSVVIDAALAHLIESKENIDDARDDLEPTTIQRFNTSVIGLRYRTSIESRWR; the protein is encoded by the coding sequence ATGGCGAAGCGAACCAGCCTCAAACTCACCGACGATCGCCAGCGCCAACTCGAGCGGGCGAGCGAGATCGTCGCCAGCGGTCCCGACGACGACCCACCCATGTCGGTGGTGATCGACGCCGCCTTGGCTCACTTGATCGAGTCGAAAGAGAACATTGACGACGCCCGTGACGACCTGGAGCCGACGACGATCCAACGGTTCAATACATCGGTGATAGGGCTTCGGTACCGCACGAGTATCGAAAGCCGGTGGCGATAG